The window CCCTGCCCTACCCGGCTCAGCCGCTTTGAGCAGCCCCGCTTCGGCGGATCGCGGTAAAGATGACAGGAGCGGGCGGGATGCCGCCAGAGGCCGGGATAACCGGGGCGGACGCGGCGGCAGAGGCGGTCGTGATAGCAGCAGAGACGGCAGGGGTAGTAATGCTCCCGGCCAAGTTGGCGGCCAGGCCGGCAGAAGGCCCGGCATTGCCCAGAACTCCTCCGAGGATGTGCTGCTGGATAAAATAGTATCCATCACCGAACGTTTTATTGGTGATAAACGCGACGGGGATATTCTGATATTCCTTTCGGGCGAAAAAATGATAAAGGAATGTATGAACCGCCTTTCCCTGAGCCCATCGGGAAAGTACCTCTACATGGTCCCCCTCTACGGCCGGCTTGGCAAGGATGAACAGGAGCGGGTCTTTGAGAAGGCCCCCAGGGGAAAAACCAAGGTGGTAATCGCCACCAACATTGCTGAAACATCGGTTACCATAGACGGCGTTACCGCGGTGATCGATTCGGGGCTTTCCAAACTGAATTACTACAACCCCAAGACCTTCACCTCAAGCCTTATCGAAGGGCCGGTGTCCAAGGCTTCGGGGAACCAGCGGAAGGGCCGGGCGGGACGTACCCGGGAAGGAACCTGCTACCGGCTCTACGCGCGCAAGGACTTTGAAAACCGCAGTCTCTTTACCACCGAAGAAATCTACCGCACCGACCTTTCCGAGGTGGTGCTCCGCATGGCCGATCTGGGAATCTCCGCCTTTGAGGAATTCGACTTTATTTCCCCCCCCAACCGGGAAGGACTTATCGCCGCCATCGACACCCTGTACCTTCTGGACGCCCTGGAAAGCGACCGCAGCCTTTCTAAGGTGGGAAAGATGATGACCGAATTCCCCCTGGCGCCCCGGCAGTCCCGGATCATCGTGGAGGCCATACTCAGGTATCCCGATGTTACCCAGGAAACCATCATCGCCGCAGCATTCCTGTCTACCCAAAGCCCCTACGTACTCCCCCCGGGTGAAGAGACGGATGCCCGTAAGGCCCACCACAGTTTCCGGGACCCGGACGGGGACTTTGTTTCCTACCTCAAACTCTATCGTGCCTACACCACGGCCCCGGACCGGAGAAAATTCTGCGAGAAAAGCTACCTGGACGAAAAGGCCATGGCGGAAATAGTAAATGTAAGCTCCCAGCTGGAACTGATAGTATCGGACCTGGGGGTCCCCATCCTTTCCGGCGGCAGTACCGAGGACTACCTCTGTTCCGTAGCCCGGGGGATGATACAGTTTGTCTGCGTCCGGGACGGCCGGGAATTGTACCGCAGCCTTACTGCGGACCGTATCCTTATCCATCCCGGTTCGGTGATGTTCCGCCTCAACCCCCAGTACATTGTG of the Treponema primitia ZAS-1 genome contains:
- a CDS encoding helicase-related protein, which produces MNYLELPVYRHKDLILSALADNQVVVVESPTGSGKTTQMPVILHDAGYSKNGIIGVTQPRRIAAVSVSEFIARQLGTSIPGLVGYKMRFEDKTNPNTAIKIMTDGILLQEMKLDPWLSKYGSLVVDEAHERSLNIDFILGLLKRVLESRRDFKVIVSSATINAQIFSEYFGECPVVKIDAITYPVTLIYDPPAAGAFDAPALPGSAALSSPASADRGKDDRSGRDAARGRDNRGGRGGRGGRDSSRDGRGSNAPGQVGGQAGRRPGIAQNSSEDVLLDKIVSITERFIGDKRDGDILIFLSGEKMIKECMNRLSLSPSGKYLYMVPLYGRLGKDEQERVFEKAPRGKTKVVIATNIAETSVTIDGVTAVIDSGLSKLNYYNPKTFTSSLIEGPVSKASGNQRKGRAGRTREGTCYRLYARKDFENRSLFTTEEIYRTDLSEVVLRMADLGISAFEEFDFISPPNREGLIAAIDTLYLLDALESDRSLSKVGKMMTEFPLAPRQSRIIVEAILRYPDVTQETIIAAAFLSTQSPYVLPPGEETDARKAHHSFRDPDGDFVSYLKLYRAYTTAPDRRKFCEKSYLDEKAMAEIVNVSSQLELIVSDLGVPILSGGSTEDYLCSVARGMIQFVCVRDGRELYRSLTADRILIHPGSVMFRLNPQYIVAGEIVRTSRMYAMSVSPLSKNALEKISAELYEALGGKSAGPGNKSDFPREKLKARDFTNNIKIGAEVFEIETIKGKKTARLSWEQLSKVKDDIGEASKYKGLRGEIILEGRYTLLGGEKLALILSLVPSLDIEGALTRKWPRKAQFNSAEGLPALLEELPLILAPAIWRPGKKDLGFLCLLTDNKGHYWFTCSRGFHTSLNESLASVETLIDELGAEVDIEIKHRVNQIFRRLSDYL